The following DNA comes from Verrucomicrobiia bacterium.
GGGAACGCTTGTGGACACACTCGATACATACGACATCGATTTCCAGCATCGCTTTTCCGTATTGGAACGAAACCGCCTGGTGTGGGGGATTGGGTATCGCTTCACCCACAACGAGGCCGACAACGCGCCTGCACTGGCTTTTCTCCCTGCAGAGTTGGAGCGCAGTTTGTTCAGTGGATTTATTCAGGACGAAATTCGGGTGCTGGAAAACGTTTTCATCACTTTGGGGACGAAGATCGAGCACAACGATTACACGGGATTCGAGTTCGAACCCAACGTTCGCGCGCAGTGGAACGTCGCATCCAACCACATGATCTGGGCGGCGGTTTCGCGCGCGGTTCGCACCCCTTCGCGTGTGGAACGGCACGAACGGCTTCCCACGCCAAACCTGTCGCCGGTCATCGAGAACCTCCTGGTCGGCAACGGCGGCTTCGATTCTGAGTCGGTTCTCGCGTATGAAATTGGCTACAGGTCGCAGCTGCATCCGCGGTTGTTCACGTCTGTGTCGGCGTTCTACAACGACTACGACGATCTGCGCAGCACGAGTCCGAGTCCGCCGCCTGCACCGCTTGGCTTCCCCTTCATGTTCCGCAACGATCTGGAGGGCGAGACGTATGGGGTTGAGTTCAGCCTGACGTATCAAGTTCTGGATTGGTGGCGCGTTCGCGGCGGCTACACATTTCTGGGTGAGGACATTCGGCTCAAGGATGGGCGGGTGGACATCAACAACGCGCTCAACGAAACGGCTGATTCGCGGCATCGGTGGTCGCTGCGATCGTCGATGGATTTTGGGCACGACGTTGAACTGGATGCTGGCCTGCGGTGGGTGGACACCTTGCGTTTCAACAACAACGGAACGGCGGGTGAGGTCTCAGATTACCTGGAACTGGAAGTGCGTCTTGCTTGGCGGCCGACCGAGCATCTGGAGCTTTCGATTGCTGGCCAGAATCTTTTACATGAGCGGCACGCCGAGTATGCGACATCAAATCCAGCTGCCCGCGAAGAAATCACCCGGAGCATCTACGCGAAGGTAGCATTGGACTTCTGACCAGCGATACGACCCGCCACATCGGGGAGGGCATTGGGCATTAACGCCAGCGCGAATGGCAAGAGAGGCAGAGAAGGCACGAAGCGCAAAACGGGAGAACCACGAAAAACACGAACCACACGAAAAAGGCGACGTCAGGAACCTCACGCTAACGGGGCAAGGGTCGCGAAGGTGGCAGAGAAGACAAGAAGACCTCTTGTGTCACCGTTTTGCCGTTTCAGTGTTTTCCCGCCGAGTCAACCGTCAGACCCAGCAGTCGGCGCGTATGGACGCTTGGAGTCCAGCCTTCAGGCTGTTTTCCGGACACCCTGAAGGGTGCACACCCAGCGCATGGTGTCCACGCTTTAGCGTGTCCCAATCTCACACCTCCGCAGCGTTCCCTAAACGAGTGGCTTCTCTGGTGTCGCCACGGCAAGTAGCTGGGGAGAAAGCCTTGCTACAATTTGAATACCGAAACTTGGCCCATGGCGCGATTTTTGATGCCGCTTATTGATGCATACGGTTTCATCTGAGTTCGGAAATGCCCGGTGTCTGCAAGAGATTCGCCCTCGTATGGACTCGAAAACACCGCTGAAAAATCGCTCCATGGACCAAATTCTGAACAGAATCCATCGTAAGAATCTGATTCGCAGAATCTTGCTGTGGCGACACCAGAAGAAGAAATGTCCTACGCGAAGGTAGCATTGGACTTCTGACCAGCGATACGACCCGCCACATGGAGGAAGGCATTGGGCATTAACGCCAGCGAATGGCAAGAGAGCCGGAGAGAAGGCACGAAGCATAAAACGGAGAACCACGAAAAACACGAACCACACGAAAAAGGCGACGTCAGGAACCTCACGCTAACGGGGCAAGGGTCGCGAAGGTGGCAGAGAACACAAGAAGACCTCTTGTGTCACCGTTTTGCCGTTCAGTGTTTTCCCGCCGAGTCAACCGTCAGACCCAGCAGTCGGCGCATATGGATGCTTGGAGTCCAGCCTTCAGGCTGTTTTTCGGACACCCTGAAGGGTGCACACCCAGCGTACGGTGTCCACGCTTTAGCCCGACTTCCGCTATTCGGGTATGTGTGAACTCGCTGAAATGCGCCATTGAAGAACGGCATCGAACGGCGTGAGATCGGTAAAAACCCGATAAACACTCCAACAATCAGGACTGCCTCGTTTTCCGCACGGTAACTCAAGCGGCTGTATAAACACTCGCCTCGCGCTCGGGATAGCTCTCGTAAATGTGCTCGAAGAGGGCGGAGCACTTTTGCTGGTAGAGCGGCTTGTCGTAGGCGCGTGGCAGTCCGGTATCGAGCACGTCCTCGATGGCGAGCTTCAGCTGAGATCGCGCGGATGACTTCTGACGCCAGTTGAGCACCAGCAAAGACTTCAACCGGTTCAGCAGTTCGCGGGAAACCTTCTTCACCTCGGCACGTTCCTCGGCGCTCAGGTCCGGGGCTGGACGCGTGAGGATGTCGAAGATGACCAGTTCCTCTTCGCTCATGTTCTCGCGCACATGGCGTTGCTGTTCATCCGTCAGACTGCGGCTCAATTTGAGCAATTCCTCGAACAACTGTTCGATGTTGCGGCTGCCGGCATTGTAGGACTCGATTAATTCTTCAAACTTTTCGGCGAAATTGGCGCGCGTCTGATTCAGGCGAATCAATTTTTCCAACATTGCCCTTATCGCCGCCTTCAAAACTTCAAGGTCCGTGTTCTTGTGTTTGGATTCCTTGAAGCGCCGCGCGAGCGCCTCGAAATCAATCTTCGACAGGTCCATCACCGGAGCGGGCTTCTCGGGCATGTCCACGCCCCTGATTGAGGCATCAAGCAACTTGGCAATGTCGCCCAGAACCGCGGTAATGTCCGCCGGGTTCGGGTTCTGCTTCGCGCGGATGGCATCGGCAATGGCATTGAGGCAGGTGACGCGCGCCGCAAACTCCAGCGCCGCCGGATCGGGCTTCACTGCGCTGTAAAGCGTGTTCACGATGCGCTCGTGACCGAAGAACTTCCGCCGCAATGGGTCGGGTGAAATCAACGCGTTGACCGCGTCGTCAATCCGCTGCAAACGCTCCATGCAACCTGAAGCGAGTTGTTCGATGGCCGGAAGAATCACCTGGTGCGTTGCGCAGAATGCGGTCGCGTCATCCACCGCTTTGCGCAGGTCTGCGACCAGCTTCGCTTTGTTGCGCACCGGATTCCTGCCACCCTTGCCAGCGCCGTAAATGGCGAGCGCCTTTTCCAGCGACGCGAAGACGTTCGCGTAATCCACGATCATGCCGCTGTGCTTGCCGGGAAAGACCCGGTTCGCCCGGGCGATGGTCTGCATCAATGTGTGATTCCGCATCGGCTTGTCGAGATACACGGCCGAACAACTTGGCGCGTCGAAACCGGTCAGCCACATCGCACAAACAAAAACGAGCCGCAGCGGGTCTTCAGGGTCCTTAAACTTCTCGTCCAGCGGCGGCTGGGAGTCATTCATTCTCTGGCGATGCGGAACGATGTTCAAACCGTGTTTTCGCATCTGCTCAATTTCGTTCTGACCAGGGGAAACAATCAGCGCCATGTCCGTTGAATCCAGCACTTCGAGCTGACGCTGAAATTCTTGAATCTTCTGAGGATCGTAGGTGCCGAAGCGTGTTAGCCCCGTTTTCGAGGCCTTCGGATATACCGTCAGCTTCTGAATCTCCTTCCGCACCCGCTCGCGTTCTGCTGCCCAATGCTTCTGCACCTTGTCGTGCATTTTGAGCGCGGTGGCCTTGTCAATGGACACCACGATCGCCTTGCCGATGAAGCCGCGCCCGAGGAAATGCCGCACGATGTCCTGGGCCACCGTCTCCAGCCGGTCATCGCGCGTGAGGATGTGGTATTGCTTGCTCAATTCTCGTTCGAGCTTCGCCTCCTGCTCTGGGTCGAGTTCCGCCGCCTCAATAAGGTTGTAGATGTCCTCGTTCAGGTCCGGGTTCACGAGCTGCAACTCCGGCGTGCGGTTCTCGTAGAAGAGCGGCACGGTCGCGCCGTCCTCGACCGATTGCTGGAAGTCGTAGATGGAAACGTAATCACCGAACACCTCTTTGGTGCGTTCCTCACCGGCGATGAGCGGCGTGCCCGTGAAGGCGAGAAACATTGCCTTGGGCAAGGCCGCGCGCATGTTCAACGCCAGCGTGTCGTATTGACTGCGATGCGCTTCGTCCGTCAAAACTATGACATCCGAACGCTCATTCAGCATCTCTGC
Coding sequences within:
- a CDS encoding HsdR family type I site-specific deoxyribonuclease; translation: MRCIPSALAAGILPAVEGGILPPGKVVEQSNALALSNADAAGQDARLYGRLGRPPLHPNGVGVFWHTQGSGKSFSMVFFAQKVLRKVAGNWTFVVVTDRVELDDQIAKTFAATGAVSDAALCHAESREHLKALLRGNERYVFTLIQKFGSAEMLNERSDVIVLTDEAHRSQYDTLALNMRAALPKAMFLAFTGTPLIAGEERTKEVFGDYVSIYDFQQSVEDGATVPLFYENRTPELQLVNPDLNEDIYNLIEAAELDPEQEAKLERELSKQYHILTRDDRLETVAQDIVRHFLGRGFIGKAIVVSIDKATALKMHDKVQKHWAAERERVRKEIQKLTVYPKASKTGLTRFGTYDPQKIQEFQRQLEVLDSTDMALIVSPGQNEIEQMRKHGLNIVPHRQRMNDSQPPLDEKFKDPEDPLRLVFVCAMWLTGFDAPSCSAVYLDKPMRNHTLMQTIARANRVFPGKHSGMIVDYANVFASLEKALAIYGAGKGGRNPVRNKAKLVADLRKAVDDATAFCATHQVILPAIEQLASGCMERLQRIDDAVNALISPDPLRRKFFGHERIVNTLYSAVKPDPAALEFAARVTCLNAIADAIRAKQNPNPADITAVLGDIAKLLDASIRGVDMPEKPAPVMDLSKIDFEALARRFKESKHKNTDLEVLKAAIRAMLEKLIRLNQTRANFAEKFEELIESYNAGSRNIEQLFEELLKLSRSLTDEQQRHVRENMSEEELVIFDILTRPAPDLSAEERAEVKKVSRELLNRLKSLLVLNWRQKSSARSQLKLAIEDVLDTGLPRAYDKPLYQQKCSALFEHIYESYPEREASVYTAA
- a CDS encoding TonB-dependent receptor produces the protein MGVVWMRMSAMLTLLSLNHFSTALSAEPAGSPEQGSITAYKRMSLEELMNMDVTSVSRRAEPYTHAPAAIQVVTSEDIRRSGATSIPEALRLADNLHVAQKNAHDWAISARGFNTELANKMLVLIDGRAVYTPLFSGVFWDRQDYLLEDLDRIEVISGPGGTLWGANAVNGVINIITKGSKETQGLYIEGGGGTQPRGFGGVRYGTMISSNTALRVYGKYFDRDNEEFIGGSKANDSWWMGQGGFRADSEFSDGNTFTLQGDYYGGEERITTGGDAEVSGGNILGRWTRQFSDESDMRLQLYYDKTYLSLPVPASVANGVELAPAGTLVDTLDTYDIDFQHRFSVLERNRLVWGIGYRFTHNEADNAPALAFLPAELERSLFSGFIQDEIRVLENVFITLGTKIEHNDYTGFEFEPNVRAQWNVASNHMIWAAVSRAVRTPSRVERHERLPTPNLSPVIENLLVGNGGFDSESVLAYEIGYRSQLHPRLFTSVSAFYNDYDDLRSTSPSPPPAPLGFPFMFRNDLEGETYGVEFSLTYQVLDWWRVRGGYTFLGEDIRLKDGRVDINNALNETADSRHRWSLRSSMDFGHDVELDAGLRWVDTLRFNNNGTAGEVSDYLELEVRLAWRPTEHLELSIAGQNLLHERHAEYATSNPAAREEITRSIYAKVALDF